The following coding sequences are from one Rutidosis leptorrhynchoides isolate AG116_Rl617_1_P2 chromosome 11, CSIRO_AGI_Rlap_v1, whole genome shotgun sequence window:
- the LOC139875558 gene encoding ricin B-like lectin R40G2 encodes MDDKPTVRVYCQAKTNFSLSIRDGILVYETANASDLHQHWIKDEKFGINVKDEEGFTSFALVNKATGQAMNHFLGEPNQVQLTKYQPDKLDNSILWSMGKDSGDGYRSIRPVNNINTVADVRGGVKKDVGMLSGTEIILWSWYERPHQKWIMESYNSTDDKRTSPVTEKYNMDDKPTLLFSCQSKPKFFLSINDGEPFYAPANDSDLHQYWIKDEKFDINVKDEEGNTSFALINKATGEALKHAIGVNDVVQLTKYNPDKMDKSILWSLGDKTGRGVQLRPVDNIQHGIGVNGREIISWKWDNRVYQKWNIVKSNIYAMTLLYSNCFSLLIMCEKLVQNELNSETILKKCGNSARCHGFGHISSIQTPFEPPANSVKFGGSGSKSQKIVVQVFLAFQALEPPDLPILAAD; translated from the exons ATGGACGATAAACCCACAGTTAGGGTCTACTGCCAGGCCAAAACTAATTTTTCTTTAAGTATCCGCGACGGAATACTTGTTTATGAAACCGCCAACGCCTCTGATCTTCACCAG CATTGGATTAAAGATGAAAAATTTGGAATAAATGTCAAGGATGAAGAAGGATTCACTTCTTTTGCGTTAGTCAACAAAGCTACTGGTCAAGCAATGAACCATTTCCTTGGTGAACCTAATCAG GTTCAGCTAACCAAATACCAACCAGATAAACTGGACAATTCTATTCTATGGAGTATGGGTAAGGATTCGGGTGATGGTTATCGGTCAATTAGGCCAGTAAACAATATTAATACAGTTGCTGATGTACGTGGGGGTGTTAAGAAAGATGTTGGCATGCTTAGTGGTACAGAAATTATACTTTGGTCATGGTATGAACGACCTCACCAAAAGTGGATCATGGAATCTTATA ATTCTACAGACGACAAACGTACTTCACCGGTGACTGAGAAATATAATATGGACGATAAACCGACACTTCTGTTTTCTTGCCAATCCAAACCCAAATTCTTTTTATCCATCAATGATGGTGAACCGTTTTATGCACCCGCCAACGATTCTGATCTTCACCAG TATTGGATCAAAGATGAGAAATTTGACATAAATGTCAAGGATGAAGAAGGAAACACTTCTTTTGCATTAATCAACAAAGCAACTGGTGAAGCACTAAAACATGCCATTGGTGTAAATGATGTG GTGCAGCTGACCAAATACAACCCAGATAAAATGGACAAGTCTATTTTATGGAGTCTTGGTGATAAAACAGGTCGTGGTGTGCAACTTAGGCCAGTAGATAATATACAACATGGAATTGGTGTTAATGGCAGAGAAATTATTTCCTGGAAGTGGGACAATAGAGTTTACCAGAAGTGGAACATTGTGAAATCAAATATTT ATGCCATGACTCTTCTGTATTCTAATTGTTTttcgttatt GATCATGTGTGAGAAGTTGGTGCAAAATGAGCTAAATAGTGAAACAATTCTGAAGAAATGTGGAAATTCTGCGCGCTGTCACGGGTTTGGCCATATTTCGAGCATCCAGACTCCGTTTGAG CCACCGGCTAATTCCGTTAAATTCGGCGGCTCTGGGTCAAAAAGTCAAAAAATTGTCGTTCAAGTTTTTCTTGCATTCCAAGCACTTGAGCCGCCGGATTTACCAATTTTAGCTGCCGACTGA